Below is a window of Archangium lipolyticum DNA.
GGCGAGTCGTGTTGCCAGACGGCACGCGGCTCTTCGGGCAGCTCTGCATTGGGGAGAAGCGTGTTTACGGCCGCATTACCCAGGCCGTCACTCCCGCTGGGGACACGTTCGCCGTCTGCATGGAGTTGTACGACGAAATAGTTCGTGGTGTTGAGAGCGAGCCTGACGGAGGAGCCGTCAAGGTTTGGCCCATCGCGGAGGTGAGAGCGGTGGACCGCTTCGAATAGCACCATCCTGGGTCTTGGCGGATTGGAAGCCCGGACTGGCGCGCGCACGACCGGGCAGGACGGTGTGTTGGAGGCCCACGTCTCCGGTCTCTTCCTCGTTTCCGTGGAGGTTCCCGCTCCGTGTTTGCCCCGTCCTCCATCGCTCTGCTCGGGCTGGCCCTGCTCGCCGCCCCTGCTGATGCCGCCGAGCGGGCTCCGCTCCCTACCTGTGAGACGGGCACGCGCTACATCGAGCTGACGGCGGACGCACCCAGCATGATACCGGAGGTGTGCATCCGGCCAGAGCTGTCCGTCAACCTGTTCTTCGACACCAAACTGGCGCGGGTGGAAGTGGAGGAGCGGGAGCGGTTCCGCCGGGTGGATCTGGCAGCGGCATCTCTGACGCTCGTGGCCTCGGAGGCGCTGCACGATGGAGAGCGCGTACCGGTGACAGTCTACTTCCAGGATGATGCGGTGCCGACGAGTGCCACCTTCGTGCTGGTGGTCCACCCCGCTCATGCGGAGCGGCAGGTGGAGGTGTCACGCAACGAGCGCACGATGGCCTCCCTCCGGCAGGGCGAGCAGCAGGCGCGAGCCGAGGCCAGGCTTTGCCGAGAGGAGAAGGCGCGTCTTCAGGCTGAGTGCAGTGATCAGTTGGGGCTCACGAGCCTCATCGTCAACGGATGGCTCGGCAAGACAGGTGTCGTTGCCCGGCTGCTCAAGGAAGTCACCTCGCGCCCGGGAGGATCGCTCGTCGCGCAGAACGTCATCAGCTACCGGGCCGTTGGGCCCAAAGGGCGGGGCCGGGTGGCCGTGGAGATGGAACTACGCAATCAGGGAACGGTGGCCTGGACGCCCTCGGGTGCGGCCTTGGTGGGCTCGAATCGCGAGGCGCTGACGGAGCTGACGGTATGGCCCCTGGAGCCCGTCCCACCGGGCAGATCGCTGAACATCGTGGTGGAACTGGACACTGCGCACAGAGAGGCCCGGGGCACCTACACGCTCAAGCTGTGGGCGGGAGAAGCCGGAACCGAGGGCGTGAGTCTCGACGGCGTGACGTTCCCGTAGACGGCTCAGTTACAACGTTCGCATCCGTCCAATGGATGGACGGCGCTGGGTCGATTCGGCTCTTCTGCTCCAACAGGTCGAGTCAGGGAATTGACCTGTCTGGTTGGCTGGTGCTTTCTTTCGACGGTCTCCCGTGTTGCCTCAAAGGAACCCGGTCCTGACGCAGAGAACCCGAAAGGTTCAGGAGATGCCCTCGTGAAAGGCCCAGCGCGCAACGACAGCTTCCCCATCCAACCCATGGGTCCTGGCGGTCTTCTCTTCGAGGGACCCGAGTACCGCTACACCTTCTTTGCCCCCCTGCGGGACGGGCATGACCCCCTGGCCATCGCCTGGCGCACCTCCTCGCGGGACGAAAGCATTCCGTGCCTCGTCATCCTCAAGCGCGTGGAGATGCCGCCCGGGGAAGAGCGCCGCCAGCGGGCCGTGGAGGAGGTGCGGCTCGCCACGCGTCTGCGCCACCCAGGGATCGCCCAGGTGTACGAGTTGGTGGAGCACCAGGGCACGCCCTACGTGGTGATGGAGCACACCCCGGGACTCTTCCTGGAGACGGCCATGGAGACGGCGCTCTTGCTGCGCAGGACGCTCGCACCGGCCCATGCCGTCTACATCGCCGCCCAGGTGGCCGACGCGCTCCACTACGCCTGGAACAGCCAGGACGAGGACGGCCGCCCGCTGCACGTCGTCCACCGGGCGGTGAGCCCCATGAACATCCGGCTGGAGTCCA
It encodes the following:
- a CDS encoding DUF2381 family protein, which produces MFAPSSIALLGLALLAAPADAAERAPLPTCETGTRYIELTADAPSMIPEVCIRPELSVNLFFDTKLARVEVEERERFRRVDLAAASLTLVASEALHDGERVPVTVYFQDDAVPTSATFVLVVHPAHAERQVEVSRNERTMASLRQGEQQARAEARLCREEKARLQAECSDQLGLTSLIVNGWLGKTGVVARLLKEVTSRPGGSLVAQNVISYRAVGPKGRGRVAVEMELRNQGTVAWTPSGAALVGSNREALTELTVWPLEPVPPGRSLNIVVELDTAHREARGTYTLKLWAGEAGTEGVSLDGVTFP